The sequence TTATTGTAGAAGAAGCCATCAATTCAGGAATTGAAGATATTTTGATCGTTACCGGAAAAAGCAAACGACCGATCGAAGACCACTTTGACTCGAATCCTGAATTAGAAGAAAACCTTAAAGCAAAAGATAAATTAGCTTTATTGGAATTGGTTGAAGAAACGACCGGCTTAAACTTGTTCTTTGTTCGTCAGTCTTATCCAAAAGGATTGGGACATGCTGTCTTACAAGCAAAAGCTTTTGTAGGAAATGAACCTTTTGTAGTCATGCTGGGCGATGACTTGATGGAAGATGAAGTGCCTTTGACAAAACAATTGATCAACGGTTATGACAAAACCCACGCTTCAAACATTGCCGTGATGAAAGTGCCTCATGAAGATACTTCTAAATACGGAATCATTGATCCAGAAGCTCAAGTCGATGAAACGACTTATAATGTACGCCGTTTTGTGGAAAAACCAAACCCGGAAGACGCACCAAGCGATTTAGCCATTATTGGTCGTTACTTGCTGACTCCAGAAATATTTGAAATTTTAGAAAAGCAAGAACCAGGCGCTGGCGGAGAAATCCAACTAACCGATGCCATTGATACATTGAATAAAACTCAACGTGTATTTGCGCATGAGTTTAAAGGAACGCGGTACGATGTCGGCGATAAATTTGGTTTCTTGAAAACCAGCATTCAATATGGTTTGAAACACAATGAAGTTAAAGATGCTTTACGTGAGTACATTATTGAATTAGGACAAAAACTTGAAGACGATGATGCTAAGTCTGCTGATGTAAAAACAGAAGCAATAAATTAACCGCAAGAAAGCAAAAAAGATGGTTTAAAGAAACAGAGCTGCCGGCTTCTGGCGGTGCTCTGTTTCTTTTTTTTGGCTATCAAAAAAGAGCGGGTTATGGTATACTTATTTATCAAAATTAGTTGCTAGAAAGCGGGGAAAGCACATGGCAAATAGGCGAAACAAAACTGCTACGATTATTCAATTTAATCCAACCAGTGATTTTTATTTTCAACGTGGAATCAAAGCTTTTCAGAAAAATGATATGTCTCGTGCTAAAACTTACCTCTTACGTGCAGCTACATTAAGCAAAAACGAGGAAGAAAAAGTTTTTGCTCTTTGCCAGTTAGCCATCTGCCATCAACATACAGGTGAATTCACTGAATCTATCGACATATTAGAAGAATTGATTGAAAAAAGCGGCGATATTTTTCCAGAAGCTTATTACTTTCAATCAAATAACTACGCTTTTCTTGATGAATTAGAAACGGCACTGGAACTTGTTGTATTGTATTTAGAACTTGAACCAGATGGCGATTTTTTAGAAGAAGCAGAGGATTTAAAAGAGACGATTGAACTAGAACTGAACGGTTTTTAAATTTCGTTCAAATACTTTTATTTAGTAAGCAAATAAGTAGAAAAAAAGACGTTTTTGATATAAAGTAGACAGTAAGAAATGAATTTAAGGAGATTTAACATGCAAACAGAAGAAAAAATATATGATGTTATGATTATTGGAGCAGGTCCAGCCGGATTGACGGCAGCTCTCTATGCTTCTCGATCCAATTTAAGCACATTAATGCTGGAGCGCGGTGTTCCGGGAGGACAAATGATCAATACAGCTGAAATTGAAAACTATCCAGGATTCAACAGCATCACAGGTCCGGATCTTTCTGAAAAAATGTATGAAGGTTCAAAACAATTTGGAGCTGAACATGTTTATGGCGATGTAAAAGAGATTATCGATGGACGGGAGTATAAAACCGTCATTGCCGGTAAAAAAGAATACAAAGCTAAAACTGTCATTATTGCTACTGGGGCTGAGCACCGCAAATTAGATGTGGCTGGCGAGAGTGAATACAATGGACGCGGCGTTTCTTACTGTGCTGTTTGTGATGGAGCATTCTTCCGCAATAAAAACTTAGTGGTCGTCGGAGGCGGAGATTCAGCAGTTGAAGAAGGAACTTATTTAACTCAATTCGCTGAGAAAGTCACGATCATTCACCGCCGTGATGAATTAAGAGCTCAAAAAATCTTACAAGATCGAGCATTTAACAATGAAAAAGTTGATTTTATTTGGAACGCTGTGGTTGAAGAGATTTATGGCGATGACATGTCTGTGAAAGGTGTAAAAATCAAAGACACTTTAACAGGAGAAGAACGCGAAGTTGAAACAGCTGGAACGTTCATTTATGTAGGGATTTTGCCGAATACAGCTAATTTCAGAAATTTAGGCATCACAGATGATGAAGGTTGGATCATCACAGATGGCCGCATGGAAACTGCGGTACCAGGAATTTTCGCTGTTGGAGATGTTCGTTTGACGCCTTTGCGTCAAGTAGCGACTGCAGTAGGCGACGGCAGTATAGCCGGAGACAACGCTTTTCACTATATTGAACGGTTAAATGAAACGTTAGCAGCAGAAAAAGCAATTAAATAAAGTCTGAAAAGCCAGGAAGCCCTTTGCTATACAAAGGACTTCTTGGCTTTTTGATTGCGATTTGATGAAAGAAAATAAAAAAAATGGTATACTCTAAAAGAGCAACTAAGAAAACGAAATCATTAAACGTAAAGGATGATCTAAAATGACATGGAAACAAACATACGAAATTTGGAAAACATATGAACCGTTAGAACCAACATTAAAAGCTGAGCTGGAAGCTTTGAAGGATGACTCCGATACGTTAGAAGATGCTTTTTATGCGCCGCTTGAATTTGGCACAGCAGGAATGCGGGGAATCATTGGCGTAGGAATCAACCGAATGAATCAATACACTGTTCGACAAGCTACAGAAGGATTAGCTTTATTTATGGATAGTTTAGGAGAAGAAGCAAAGAAACGCGGAGTAGCTATTGCTTATGATTCAAGACACCAATCGCCAGAATTTGCTATGGAAGCAGCAAAAACTTTAGGAGCGCACGGCATTCCAGCATTCGTTTTTGAAAGCTTGCGTCCGACACCGGAATTATCTTTTGCGGTACGTCACTTAAATGCTTACGCGGGCATCATGATCACTGCCAGCCATAACCCAGCAGCTTATAATGGCTACAAAGTATATGGAGAAGATGGCGGTCAAATGCCGCCTAAAGAAGCGGATGCGTTAACTGAGTACGTCCGTAGTGTCGAAAACAGTTTAACCATCAAAGTGCTTTCTGAAGAAGAACTGAAAGCCTCAGGATTATTGACAATGATCGGGGAAAACATCGATCAATTGTATCTGGACCAAGTCAAAGAAGTGACCGTCAACCCAGAGCTGGTTAAACGGATGAGTACAAAAATGAAACTTGTCTTTACACCGCTTCATGGAACAGGACAAATGCTTGGAGAACGGGCATTAAAAAATGCTGGATTTGAAGCCATTACAGTTGTGCCGGAACAAGCTGTTGCTGATCCGAATTTCTCAACCGTTAAATCGCCGAACCCTGAAGAACCCGGTGCTTTTGAGTACGCGCTGCGTTTAGGAAAAGAAATCGATGCCGACGTTTTAGTCGCGACTGATCCTGATGCAGACCGTTTAGGCATTGCTGTTAAAACAAGCGTTGGCAATTATGAAGTATTGACCGGAAATCAAATCGCCAGCTTGATGTTGTATTACTTACTGAAAGCTAAGAAAGAAGCAGGAAGGCTGACAGCTAATGGTGTTGTTTTGAAATCGATTGTTTCCAGTGAGCTGCCGACAGCCATCGCCGAACATTTTGGAATTGGTATGGTTGATGTATTGACTGGCTTTAAATTCATTGCAGAAAAAATAAAACAATACGAAACAGACAATAGCCATACCTTTTTATTTGGGTTTGAAGAGAGTTACGGCTATTTGATCAAACCTTTTGTCCGCGACAAAGATGCTATTCAAGCATTGGTGCTGATTGCTGAAGTCGCTGCTTATTATAAAGAACAAGGCAAGACTTTGTACGACGGCTTGCAAGATATTTTCCACGAATTTGGACATTATAAAGAAAAAACGATTTCTATTACAATGGAAGGAATCGAAGGAGCTGGAAAAATCAAAGCATTGATGGCGAAATTCCGCGAAAATGCTCCTAAAGAATTCGCTGGTATTGGCGTAGAAACGGTAGAAGATTTTGAAACGAGCGAACGGACCAATCAAGATGGTGTAGTTGAAACGATTGCTATGCCGGCTGCAAATGTTTTGAAATATAAAATGGTGGATGGCAGTTGGATTGCAATTCGTCCATCTGGTACAGAACCGAAAATCAAATTTTATATCGGAACTCAGGCCGACTCAGCTTTAGAAACAGACCGGAAGTTGCTTGATTTTGAAGCAGACATCAAGGAACTCTTGGCAGACTAAAAGCTGCTTAAATAGAAATGAGCGAAAGTGAATCAAAAGTTAATTCTTTTGGTTCACTTTTTTTAGATGGCAAAATAGGAAGAAAGCCAAACTTCACTATACACGACACGCCCGGAATGTTATAATAAGAAGATGGCTTAAGAGATAGAAACCTCAAAGGGGAGTGCCAAAAATGGTAGAAAATTTACAATTGGTGATTATTACAGGAATGAGCGGCGCTGGAAAAACAGTTGCGATGCAAAGTTTTGAAGATATGGGCTATTTTTGTGTGGACAACATGCCGCCAAGCTTATTGCCGAAATTTTGGGAATTAGTCAGAGAATCTGGAAAACTAACAAAAATCGCGTTAGTGATCGATTTACGCGCACGCGCTTTTTTTGATGAAATTATGACTGCATTAGAAAGTATGGACAATACAACTCTTATTACAACAAAAATTTTATTTTTAGAAGCAAACGATGAAGAACTGGTTTCTCGGTACAAAGAAACTCGTCGGACACATCCATTAGCAATGAACGATCGTGTTTTAGAAGGTATCAAAAAAGAACGCGAACTATTGAAAGACATTAAAGGACGTGCCCAAAAAGTAATCAATACTACTGATCTTTCACCACGTCAATTGAGAGAAGAAATACATGCAACGTTCAAAAAAGGCGATGCTGAACTTTTCCGAGTAGAATTGATTTCATTTGGTTTTAAATACGGATTGCCAATTGACGCAGATGTGGTAATGGACGTTCGCTTTTTACCAAATCCGCATTATGTGGATGATTTGCGGCCTTTAACCGGCATAGACGAACCTGTTTATGATTACGTCATGAAACAGCCGGAAACAGAAGTGTTTTACCGCAAATTTACAGATTTGCTGGATTGTATTTTGCCTGGTTATAAAAAAGAAGGAAAAAACAATGTGACGATTGCCATCGGCTGTACAGGTGGAAAACACCGTTCAGTAGCTTTATCAGAACGGATTGGTCACAAAATTGAATCAGATGGGTACCCGGTCCATATTACCCA is a genomic window of Carnobacterium sp. CP1 containing:
- a CDS encoding phospho-sugar mutase, which translates into the protein MTWKQTYEIWKTYEPLEPTLKAELEALKDDSDTLEDAFYAPLEFGTAGMRGIIGVGINRMNQYTVRQATEGLALFMDSLGEEAKKRGVAIAYDSRHQSPEFAMEAAKTLGAHGIPAFVFESLRPTPELSFAVRHLNAYAGIMITASHNPAAYNGYKVYGEDGGQMPPKEADALTEYVRSVENSLTIKVLSEEELKASGLLTMIGENIDQLYLDQVKEVTVNPELVKRMSTKMKLVFTPLHGTGQMLGERALKNAGFEAITVVPEQAVADPNFSTVKSPNPEEPGAFEYALRLGKEIDADVLVATDPDADRLGIAVKTSVGNYEVLTGNQIASLMLYYLLKAKKEAGRLTANGVVLKSIVSSELPTAIAEHFGIGMVDVLTGFKFIAEKIKQYETDNSHTFLFGFEESYGYLIKPFVRDKDAIQALVLIAEVAAYYKEQGKTLYDGLQDIFHEFGHYKEKTISITMEGIEGAGKIKALMAKFRENAPKEFAGIGVETVEDFETSERTNQDGVVETIAMPAANVLKYKMVDGSWIAIRPSGTEPKIKFYIGTQADSALETDRKLLDFEADIKELLAD
- the galU gene encoding UTP--glucose-1-phosphate uridylyltransferase GalU, with translation MQKVRKAVIPAAGLGTRFLPATKAMAKEMLPIVDKPTIQFIVEEAINSGIEDILIVTGKSKRPIEDHFDSNPELEENLKAKDKLALLELVEETTGLNLFFVRQSYPKGLGHAVLQAKAFVGNEPFVVMLGDDLMEDEVPLTKQLINGYDKTHASNIAVMKVPHEDTSKYGIIDPEAQVDETTYNVRRFVEKPNPEDAPSDLAIIGRYLLTPEIFEILEKQEPGAGGEIQLTDAIDTLNKTQRVFAHEFKGTRYDVGDKFGFLKTSIQYGLKHNEVKDALREYIIELGQKLEDDDAKSADVKTEAIN
- the trxB gene encoding thioredoxin-disulfide reductase, whose translation is MQTEEKIYDVMIIGAGPAGLTAALYASRSNLSTLMLERGVPGGQMINTAEIENYPGFNSITGPDLSEKMYEGSKQFGAEHVYGDVKEIIDGREYKTVIAGKKEYKAKTVIIATGAEHRKLDVAGESEYNGRGVSYCAVCDGAFFRNKNLVVVGGGDSAVEEGTYLTQFAEKVTIIHRRDELRAQKILQDRAFNNEKVDFIWNAVVEEIYGDDMSVKGVKIKDTLTGEEREVETAGTFIYVGILPNTANFRNLGITDDEGWIITDGRMETAVPGIFAVGDVRLTPLRQVATAVGDGSIAGDNAFHYIERLNETLAAEKAIK
- the rapZ gene encoding RNase adapter RapZ — protein: MVENLQLVIITGMSGAGKTVAMQSFEDMGYFCVDNMPPSLLPKFWELVRESGKLTKIALVIDLRARAFFDEIMTALESMDNTTLITTKILFLEANDEELVSRYKETRRTHPLAMNDRVLEGIKKERELLKDIKGRAQKVINTTDLSPRQLREEIHATFKKGDAELFRVELISFGFKYGLPIDADVVMDVRFLPNPHYVDDLRPLTGIDEPVYDYVMKQPETEVFYRKFTDLLDCILPGYKKEGKNNVTIAIGCTGGKHRSVALSERIGHKIESDGYPVHITHRDKDKTKETVNRS
- a CDS encoding tetratricopeptide repeat protein, yielding MANRRNKTATIIQFNPTSDFYFQRGIKAFQKNDMSRAKTYLLRAATLSKNEEEKVFALCQLAICHQHTGEFTESIDILEELIEKSGDIFPEAYYFQSNNYAFLDELETALELVVLYLELEPDGDFLEEAEDLKETIELELNGF